In Molothrus ater isolate BHLD 08-10-18 breed brown headed cowbird chromosome 21, BPBGC_Mater_1.1, whole genome shotgun sequence, a single genomic region encodes these proteins:
- the RAP1GAP2 gene encoding LOW QUALITY PROTEIN: rap1 GTPase-activating protein 2 (The sequence of the model RefSeq protein was modified relative to this genomic sequence to represent the inferred CDS: deleted 1 base in 1 codon) produces MASGKAAGERRWELVRWYVREGRFRIEERTLTAFQWLYSPQQHRIVSRADLGSPSRIDKTMLASLKIKKQELLNSTDVAVPERPLSPPLTAPPTMKSAEFFEMLEKMQAPKLEEQRSGSQKHKEDYIPYPSIDEILEKGSPYPLIILPQFGGYWIEDPENLGTPTSSDSSICEEEEENLSPSTYGYKLECKGEARAYRKHFLGKDHLNFYCTASSLGNLILSVKCEETDGTEYLRVILRSKVKTLHERIPLAGFSKLPSIPQIAKAFCDDASGLKFNPVLYPKASQMIVSYDEHEVNNTFKFGVIYQKFRQTQEEELFGNNEESTAFKNFLNFLGDTITLQDFKGFRGGLDVSHGQTGVESVYTVFRDREIMFHVSTKLPFTEGDTQQLQRKRHIGNDIVAIIFQEENTPFVPDMIASNFLHAYIVVQVENPEADNAAYKVSVTAREDVPSFGPPLPSPPVFQKSPEFREFLLTKLINAENACCKSDKFAKLEDRTRAALLDNLHDELHGHTQTMLGLGPEEDKLENGGHGGFLESFKRAIRVRSHSMETMVGSQKKHHGSGIPGSLSGGIAHNSGEVTKTTFSPPVPAVAAKNQSRSPIKRRSGLFPRLHTTSESQAESRTRCDSVSGAQKTPDLGHSSQEMKSETSSNPSSPEICPNKDRPFIKLKENGRSNISRSSSSTSSFSSTAGESETLEEYDSVGSQPSTASPFKQEVFVYSASPGSDSPGAGATATPVIMSRSPTDLKNRNSPRSNLKFRFDKLSHGSSSMSH; encoded by the exons gaagcaggagctgctgaacaGCACGGATGTGGCCGTCCCGGAGCGGCCGCTGTCC CCCCCCCTGACGGCCCCCCCGACCATGAAG tcgGCAGAATTCtttgaaatgctggaaaaaatgcag GCACCAAAACTGGAAGAACAGAGGTCTGGAAGTCAAAAACACAAG GAAGACTACATCCCATACCCCAGCATCGATGAG atcctggagaagggtAGCCCATACCCACTGATCATCCTGCCCCAGTTTGGGGGGTATTGGATAGAAGACCCAGAAAACCTTGGCACGCCCACCTCATCTGACAGCAGCatctgtgaggaggaggaggaaaacctCAGTCCCAGCACCTATGGCTACAAGCTGGAGTGCAAGGGAGAGGCCAGAGCCTACCGCAAGCATTTCCTGGGGAAG gaTCATTTAAATTTCTACTGTACAGCCAGCAGCCTTGGAAATCTGATCCTTTCTGTTAAATGCGAGGAGACAGATGGCACAGAATATTTAAGGGTTATACTCag GTCCAAAGTGAAGACATTGCATGAAAGGATCCCATTGGCAGGATTCAGCAAACTCCCGAGTATCCCCCAGATTGCAAAG GCCTTCTGTGACGATGCCTCTGGGCTGAAATTTAACCCGGTTCTCTACCCCAAG gCATCCCAGATGATAGTGTCTTATGATGAGCATGAGGTCAACAACACATTCAAGTTTGGTGTGATCTATCAGAAGTTCAGGCAG ACACAAGAGGAGGAGCTGTTTGGCAATAATGAAGAGAGCACTGCCTTCAAGAACTTCTTAAATTTTCTGGGAGACACCATAACTCTCCAGGACTTCAAAGG TTTTCGAGGAGGCCTGGATGTCAGCCATGGGCAGACGGGAGTGGAGTCTGTGTACACGGTGTTCAGGGACAGGGAGATAATGTTTCATGTCTCCACCAAGCTGCCTTTTACCGAAGGAGACACACAACAA CTCCAGAGGAAGAGGCACATTGGCAACGACATAGTGGCAATTATCTTCCAAGAGGAGAACACGCCATTCGTGCCAGACATGATTGCCTCCAACTTCCTGCACGCCTACATCGTGGTGCAGGTGGAGAACCCCGAGGCAGACAACGCAGCATACAAG GTGTCAGTCACAGCCCGGGAAGATGTTCCCTCCTTCGGCCCACCCCTGCCGAGCCCGCCGGTGTTCCAGAAG agccccGAGTTCAGGGAGTTCCTGCTGACCAAGCTCATCAATGCTGAGAACGCCTGCTGCAAGTCCGACAAGTTTGCCAAGCTGGAG GACCGCACACGGGCTGCCCTGCTGGACAACCTGCACGACGAGCTGCACGGGCACACGCAGAccatgctggggctggggcccGAGGAGGACAAGCTGGAGAATGGGGGTCACGGAGGCTTCCTGGAGTCTTTCAAG AGAGCCATCCGGGTGCGCAGCCACTCCATGGAGACCATGGTGGGCAGCCAGAAGAAGCACCACGGCAGTGGCATCCCCGGCAGCCTCAGTGGGGGCATTGCCCACAACAGCGGCGAGGTGACCAAGACCACCTTCTCG ccccctGTCCCAGCGGTTGCTGCCAAGAACCAGTCCAGGAGCCCCATCAAGCGCCGCTCAGGGCTGTTCCCTCGCCTGCACACGACATCGGAGAGCCAGGCGGAGAGCAGGACAAGGTG CGACAGTGTTTCTGGAGCCCAGAAGACACCAGATTTGGGACATTCTTCCCAAGAGATGAAATCTGAAACCTCATCCAACCCCAGCTCCCCTGAAATATGCCCCAACAAAGACAG GCCTTTTATCAAGCTGAAAGAGAACGGGCGGTCGAACATCTCCCgttcctcctccagcaccagcagcttcagcagcacGGCGGGGGAGAGCGAGACCCTGGAGGAGTACGACAGCGTG GGGAGCCAGCCCTCCACGGCGTCACCGTTCAAGCAGGAGGTGTTTGTGTACAGCGCTTCGCCCGGCAGCGACAGCCCCGGCGCGGGGGCCACGGCCACCCCCGTCATCATGAGCAGGAGCCCCACAG atctaaagaacagaaattctCCAAGGTCCAACCTGAAGTTTCGCTTTGACAAGCTCAGCCATGGCAGCTCCAGCATG AGCCACTAG